A part of Desulfobacter sp. genomic DNA contains:
- the vanZ gene encoding VanZ family protein, translating to MPAPRRFLLYWLPLIGLCTAIIWQSSFPSPIKEDLFEFQDKWLHFTAYAVMAWLAARTMDMERPGITGIRLFLAAAGFAILFGLSDEIHQSFVPGRTASLWDWAADILGSTAGAGLFIRRRRIK from the coding sequence ATGCCCGCCCCCCGGCGCTTTCTTCTCTACTGGCTGCCCCTGATCGGGCTCTGCACCGCCATCATCTGGCAGTCCTCATTTCCCTCACCCATCAAAGAAGATCTCTTTGAATTCCAGGATAAGTGGCTCCATTTTACCGCCTATGCCGTGATGGCCTGGCTGGCGGCCCGGACCATGGACATGGAGCGGCCCGGCATCACCGGCATCCGCCTTTTTCTGGCTGCCGCCGGATTTGCGATTCTTTTCGGGCTCTCGGATGAAATCCACCAGTCCTTTGTGCCGGGAAGGACCGCCTCACTCTGGGACTGGGCTGCGGATATCCTGGGCAGCACAGCCGGTGCCGGACTTTTCATTAGAAGGAGACGGATAAAATGA
- a CDS encoding fumarylacetoacetate hydrolase family protein: protein MRIIRFIDGDGRVALGTDWDGETASIVAGDGRSGFKETGRREKVGRILPVTDPAAIICIGLNYRRHAKETGLELPKYPAVFMKNPGAVVGHREPIVIPGCCAHVPETDFEAELGVVIKKAAKNLTEEEALDYVLGYTCANDVSARRWQTHAGGGQWVKGKSFDTFCPCGPELVTPDEIGNPQGLAIESRVNGETMQKSNTGDMVFSVAEIISYLSQSCTLLPGTLILTGTPEGVGFIRKPPVYLVPGDRVEVEIEGIGILENGVAAEE from the coding sequence ATGAGAATCATACGGTTTATTGACGGAGACGGGCGGGTTGCGCTTGGCACGGACTGGGACGGGGAGACTGCGTCCATTGTGGCCGGTGACGGGCGATCTGGATTCAAAGAAACCGGGCGCCGCGAAAAGGTGGGGCGGATATTGCCGGTTACGGATCCTGCGGCCATCATCTGTATCGGCCTCAATTACAGGCGTCATGCAAAGGAAACCGGCCTGGAACTGCCGAAATACCCGGCGGTATTTATGAAGAACCCGGGCGCGGTCGTGGGCCACAGGGAACCCATTGTCATCCCAGGCTGCTGTGCCCATGTCCCTGAGACGGATTTTGAGGCCGAGCTTGGGGTGGTCATTAAAAAAGCGGCCAAAAATCTCACCGAGGAAGAGGCGCTGGATTATGTCCTGGGATACACCTGTGCCAATGATGTCTCGGCCCGGCGGTGGCAGACGCATGCAGGGGGCGGCCAGTGGGTAAAGGGAAAGAGTTTTGATACCTTCTGCCCCTGCGGGCCGGAACTGGTGACCCCGGATGAAATCGGCAATCCCCAGGGCCTGGCAATTGAATCCCGGGTCAACGGCGAGACCATGCAGAAGAGCAATACCGGGGATATGGTGTTTTCAGTGGCCGAGATTATTTCTTATCTCTCCCAGTCCTGCACGCTTTTGCCCGGCACCCTGATTCTCACCGGCACCCCGGAGGGGGTGGGATTCATCCGGAAACCGCCGGTTTACCTTGTGCCCGGGGACCGGGTCGAGGTGGAGATTGAAGGCATCGGGATTTTGGAAAACGGGGTGGCGGCCGAGGAATAA
- a CDS encoding rhomboid family intramembrane serine protease, which produces MKSIFKGRNRKRADIIMLILASQSISATLEKQGDGTWEIRVAAPEAPRALKQISAYDRENRPLFRELQKLHPSTFSAPAIFCLIAFLGLIHFLCTTTGYHDRAVFALGASPYFLEQGETFRAVTALFMHSDTRHLMGNMAGFIVLGSPLVRLTGTGPGLFLLLCAGTTGNLISAGLGQGLRLSIGASTAVMGAAGLLAAGRMLSPSRRHMFSPPAAVPTLSALAPLAAAATLVAMFSHGEQTDVSAHLFGFLSGVIIGLGALPLLKVCEGPAMERICLALTLGIVLAAAFQGVNQGFN; this is translated from the coding sequence ATGAAATCTATTTTTAAAGGCAGAAACCGTAAACGGGCGGATATTATCATGCTGATCCTGGCTTCCCAATCCATCTCAGCCACCCTGGAAAAACAGGGTGACGGGACCTGGGAAATCCGGGTAGCGGCCCCTGAAGCCCCAAGGGCCCTTAAACAGATCAGCGCATACGACCGGGAAAACCGCCCTCTGTTCAGGGAGCTTCAAAAGCTGCATCCCTCAACCTTTTCCGCCCCTGCAATCTTCTGCCTCATTGCCTTTTTGGGACTGATCCATTTTCTCTGCACCACCACCGGATACCACGACCGGGCTGTTTTTGCCTTGGGTGCCTCCCCCTATTTTCTGGAGCAGGGAGAAACATTCCGGGCCGTCACCGCCCTGTTCATGCACAGCGACACCCGCCACCTCATGGGAAATATGGCCGGCTTCATTGTACTGGGCAGCCCCCTGGTCCGGCTGACAGGAACGGGACCGGGCCTGTTCTTGCTGCTTTGCGCCGGGACCACGGGCAACCTCATTTCCGCAGGCCTGGGCCAGGGCCTGAGGCTTTCCATCGGGGCCTCCACCGCGGTGATGGGCGCAGCCGGCCTCCTTGCCGCAGGCCGGATGCTCTCCCCTTCCCGCAGACACATGTTTTCACCGCCGGCAGCCGTTCCCACCCTCTCGGCCCTCGCCCCCCTGGCGGCGGCCGCCACCCTGGTGGCCATGTTCAGCCACGGAGAACAAACCGATGTCTCCGCCCATTTGTTCGGGTTCCTTTCAGGGGTGATCATAGGCCTGGGGGCCCTTCCCCTGCTAAAGGTCTGTGAGGGCCCGGCAATGGAAAGAATCTGTCTGGCCCTGACCCTGGGAATTGTCCTGGCAGCGGCATTCCAGGGCGTTAACCAGGGGTTCAATTAA
- a CDS encoding (Fe-S)-binding protein, translated as MTKLNMNKESQLARFMDEMIPGGNIAECLTCGACNSRCTWFDGQGGPMPRQMVRMAALGLDEQLIQSGMLWDCLVCNRCTEVCPMGIKMDVVVRKARSLAEDRIPQDIRTGIKKRLELGDVNGLTQEEFVETVEWVSEEFVDEVNDETAEIPHDRAGSKFLYLPNPRELGINLLHLTAMAKLFYATGETWTMSSFHTDVTNWGYFVGKSDVAEKIALMVVEPAEELGIETLILSECGHAYHVLKYLLPDIIGRQPNFSVMSIPELALAYAQKGILKFDPSVHPYKIAYHDPCNIARKSGGYEAPRKLLALCCEGVVELTPNREDGICCGGGGGILQDSTSTKKRMITGKPKADQMKATGLSHMATACLSCHRQLGELSNHFKLEMKVDTVASLASESLVLPSQ; from the coding sequence ATGACGAAACTGAATATGAACAAAGAATCCCAACTGGCCCGGTTTATGGATGAAATGATTCCGGGCGGCAATATCGCCGAATGCCTGACCTGCGGCGCCTGCAATTCGCGGTGCACCTGGTTTGACGGCCAGGGCGGGCCCATGCCCCGTCAGATGGTCCGAATGGCTGCCCTGGGGCTGGATGAGCAGCTGATTCAAAGCGGGATGCTCTGGGACTGCCTGGTCTGCAACCGCTGCACCGAAGTCTGCCCCATGGGGATTAAAATGGATGTGGTGGTCCGCAAGGCCAGGAGCCTGGCCGAGGACCGGATTCCCCAGGATATCCGCACCGGCATCAAAAAACGGCTGGAACTGGGGGATGTCAACGGCCTGACCCAGGAAGAGTTTGTGGAAACCGTTGAATGGGTATCCGAGGAATTTGTGGATGAAGTAAACGATGAAACCGCTGAAATCCCCCATGACAGGGCAGGGTCAAAATTTCTCTACCTGCCCAACCCCAGGGAACTGGGCATCAACCTGCTCCACCTCACGGCCATGGCCAAGCTTTTTTATGCCACCGGCGAAACCTGGACCATGTCCTCCTTCCATACCGACGTGACCAATTGGGGGTATTTTGTGGGCAAGTCCGATGTGGCAGAAAAAATCGCCCTGATGGTGGTGGAACCGGCTGAGGAACTGGGCATTGAAACCCTGATCCTCAGCGAATGCGGCCACGCCTATCACGTGCTCAAATACCTGCTGCCCGACATCATCGGCAGGCAACCCAATTTCTCGGTCATGAGCATCCCCGAACTGGCGCTGGCCTATGCCCAAAAAGGGATATTGAAGTTCGATCCCTCGGTCCACCCCTATAAAATCGCCTACCACGACCCCTGCAACATCGCCAGGAAATCCGGGGGATACGAGGCGCCAAGAAAACTGCTTGCCCTCTGCTGCGAAGGTGTGGTAGAGCTGACGCCCAACCGGGAGGACGGGATCTGCTGCGGCGGAGGCGGCGGCATACTCCAGGATTCCACCTCCACGAAAAAACGGATGATAACGGGCAAACCCAAAGCCGACCAGATGAAGGCCACGGGCCTATCCCACATGGCCACGGCCTGTCTCTCATGCCACCGGCAGCTGGGTGAATTGTCCAATCACTTTAAACTGGAGATGAAGGTGGATACCGTTGCCTCCCTGGCCTCGGAATCCCTGGTCCTTCCCTCCCAATAA
- a CDS encoding periplasmic heavy metal sensor, with amino-acid sequence MKKSLITLTALLIVGLMASSAFAWGHGQGRRGGCGGEGRAVYNNLTPEQQTQLRELRQQFVDETYETRSAMMTKHQELRMLMETSSPDKAKLQGLSDEILGLKKVLADKRIDFSLKAKDIAPELNFMAFGGRHHGRGGFGGKGDGNRRGGDGPCNWGADCPKAVQ; translated from the coding sequence ATGAAAAAATCACTCATCACCTTAACGGCACTGCTTATTGTGGGACTGATGGCATCTTCCGCCTTTGCCTGGGGGCACGGACAGGGCAGACGGGGCGGATGCGGAGGCGAGGGCCGGGCCGTCTACAACAACCTGACCCCGGAACAGCAGACCCAGCTTCGGGAACTGCGCCAGCAATTTGTGGACGAGACCTATGAGACCCGTTCGGCCATGATGACCAAGCACCAGGAACTGCGCATGCTCATGGAAACCTCCAGTCCGGACAAGGCCAAGCTCCAGGGCCTTTCAGATGAAATCCTGGGACTGAAAAAAGTCCTGGCGGACAAGCGCATTGATTTTTCACTCAAAGCCAAGGACATCGCCCCCGAACTCAACTTCATGGCCTTTGGCGGCCGCCACCACGGCCGGGGCGGCTTCGGGGGCAAGGGCGACGGCAACCGCAGGGGAGGCGACGGCCCCTGCAACTGGGGAGCGGACTGTCCCAAGGCTGTCCAATAA
- a CDS encoding ribonuclease D — MDYKFITRDEELAAVCEDLGREKIICVDLEADSMHSFTEKICLIQIAAGGQAWLVDPFEVSDFSSFGRILENPDIIKVFHGSDFDVRSLDRELSVEIQNLFDTEIACRFLNIKERGLGALMESYFGIHLEKKYQKANWAKRPLEEEMVAYSVGDVAHLKELHDRLKAELEEIGRLSWAREEFELQAKVKYELNHQPPLFKRFKGAGKLDNRTLAVLEHLLQVRLEMARKKDLPFFKIMSNQSIMAMAQERPRSVDAILSIRALSKKQAGMYGKYCVDAINTALNLPHRELPSYPRTRMPRKTPKVLKRIDMLKKMREKASEEIGMEPGFLINNSLISAIAFDGPADKAALAEIESMRNWQVNVLGDDILTTLSRCA, encoded by the coding sequence GTGGATTATAAGTTTATAACAAGGGATGAAGAATTGGCCGCGGTCTGTGAGGACCTGGGCCGGGAGAAAATTATCTGTGTGGACCTGGAGGCCGACTCCATGCACAGCTTTACGGAAAAGATCTGCCTGATCCAGATTGCTGCCGGCGGGCAGGCCTGGCTGGTGGACCCCTTCGAGGTTTCCGATTTTTCATCCTTTGGAAGGATTCTTGAGAATCCGGACATCATTAAGGTTTTCCACGGGTCCGACTTTGATGTCAGAAGCCTGGACAGGGAACTTTCAGTGGAGATCCAAAATCTTTTTGATACGGAAATCGCCTGCCGGTTTTTAAATATAAAAGAGCGGGGGCTGGGCGCCCTGATGGAATCCTATTTTGGTATCCACCTGGAAAAAAAATACCAGAAGGCCAATTGGGCCAAACGCCCCCTCGAGGAAGAGATGGTGGCCTATTCCGTGGGAGACGTGGCCCATTTAAAAGAGCTGCATGACCGCCTGAAAGCAGAGCTTGAAGAGATCGGCCGCCTTTCATGGGCCCGGGAAGAGTTTGAACTCCAGGCAAAGGTGAAGTATGAACTCAATCACCAGCCGCCGCTGTTCAAGCGGTTCAAAGGGGCGGGCAAGCTGGACAACCGGACCCTGGCCGTATTGGAGCACCTGCTCCAGGTGCGGCTGGAGATGGCCAGGAAAAAGGACCTGCCCTTTTTCAAGATCATGTCCAACCAGTCCATCATGGCCATGGCCCAGGAGCGCCCCCGGTCCGTGGATGCCATTCTCTCCATCCGGGCCCTGAGCAAAAAACAGGCGGGCATGTACGGAAAATACTGTGTGGATGCCATTAACACCGCCTTGAACCTCCCCCACAGGGAGCTGCCCTCCTATCCGAGAACCCGGATGCCCCGGAAGACCCCCAAAGTGCTCAAACGCATCGACATGCTCAAAAAAATGCGGGAAAAGGCCTCGGAGGAGATCGGCATGGAACCGGGGTTCCTCATCAACAACAGCCTGATTTCCGCCATTGCCTTTGACGGCCCGGCCGACAAGGCCGCCCTGGCAGAGATCGAATCCATGCGGAATTGGCAGGTCAATGTCCTGGGGGATGATATTCTTACCACCTTGAGCCGCTGTGCTTAA
- a CDS encoding diaminopimelate epimerase has translation MELEFWKMEGLGNDFIMLDDREGAIAGYISYSDLAVKLCDRHFGIGGDGIILAKKSDTHDIRFVIINSDGTEPEMCGNGMRCFAKFLYEKGILVKEEMQVQTLAGTVVPKVALDEAGRVVSVCVDMGAPELRPEKIPFICEKDRAVEEAVETEHDTLKVTCVSMGNPHAVTFVDDLDQVNVKTSGRAVELHDRFPEKTNVEFIQVISESEVKMKVWERGAGITLACGTGACASLVAAHLTGRTGRRAVIHLDGGDLDIRWDEETNHIFKTGPACLAFEGRTLV, from the coding sequence ATGGAACTGGAATTCTGGAAAATGGAAGGTTTGGGCAATGATTTCATCATGCTGGACGACAGAGAGGGGGCCATTGCCGGCTATATCTCATATTCGGACCTGGCGGTAAAACTCTGCGACCGCCATTTCGGCATCGGCGGGGACGGGATCATCCTGGCCAAAAAATCCGACACCCATGATATCCGTTTTGTCATCATCAATTCCGACGGTACAGAGCCGGAGATGTGCGGCAACGGCATGCGGTGCTTTGCCAAATTCCTCTATGAAAAAGGGATATTGGTCAAAGAAGAGATGCAAGTTCAGACCCTGGCCGGCACCGTAGTACCCAAAGTGGCGCTGGACGAGGCGGGCAGGGTGGTCTCGGTATGTGTGGACATGGGCGCACCCGAACTCCGGCCTGAAAAGATTCCCTTTATCTGCGAAAAGGACCGGGCCGTGGAAGAGGCCGTGGAAACGGAACATGATACCCTTAAGGTCACCTGTGTCTCCATGGGCAACCCCCATGCCGTTACCTTTGTGGATGACCTGGACCAGGTCAATGTAAAGACATCCGGACGGGCCGTGGAACTCCATGACCGGTTTCCGGAAAAAACCAATGTGGAATTCATCCAGGTGATTTCCGAATCCGAAGTGAAAATGAAGGTATGGGAACGGGGGGCCGGCATAACCTTGGCCTGCGGCACCGGTGCCTGCGCCTCCCTGGTGGCGGCCCATCTCACCGGCCGTACCGGCCGCCGGGCAGTGATCCACCTGGACGGCGGGGATCTGGATATCCGCTGGGACGAAGAGACCAACCACATTTTCAAAACCGGCCCGGCCTGCCTGGCTTTTGAAGGGCGGACCTTGGTTTAA
- a CDS encoding FAD-dependent oxidoreductase, translated as MNETSPGILILGGGVTGMAAALALKDQEFAVHLVEKQDRLGGNAAGWACMATDTCQNCGACLAQEMADQVRQSQTISVHLNTELTGLDRTEHGLAATLSSGTTLTAARAVMATGFSPFDPAQLPSYHVGEYEKVITTARLNRLMKEDRLAQVTGSAPKIAFLQCVGSRDRKKNRDYCSQVCCKISMRHAQKIRHLLPEADISLFYMDLQVLGKETRTMADNLAGDIRLVQGVPAEILEDRETGRLTMVTEDPATSSRQSAAFDLIVLSVGLVPAPETAALSSILGLSPNPWGFFNTTEATRTKEVIIAGCAKGPQNITASIQEGRMAAAEIIRDLKTPSRDKRIAVIGGGPQARAVAAATMGQGYSTCLFGKIDSPPPGVEALEEAKIMAIDGTAGRFSIFYQSGDTKDTLSCSAIIAAVPPEGRNRARETAGAVSLAAFTGFAPQERPDNSLILLDYYGPESKAGARAALLTAIETQAAGKNVDILMNKMLVHGPEGQQVYDRARSMGINFLRYESPSDLIIETGDKGLEISLKEATLPGMDLTLTPETLVVPDTPVPAAGFPELALSLRLGLDCEGFLQEGNVRHRPVQSPRRGIYFAGSGHDDIDGDDLKLETRTILADLEIQSVPGPGKAKERLSINTNICASCLTCYRVCPHNAIIINEKEQPQIIGEACFECHACLSNCPAGAISSQGQENDDLAAGAQKGRTLVFACERSAALAAANDLPPGIDLVAVPCACRVSTDMILKALVRGVDRVVVSGCHEGNCRSMDGTAIARRSVAQVSAFPGIDQGKVSFRSVAANEPAAFIKAVSRG; from the coding sequence ATGAATGAAACTTCCCCCGGCATCCTGATACTCGGCGGTGGTGTCACGGGCATGGCAGCCGCCCTGGCCCTGAAGGACCAGGAATTCGCGGTGCACCTGGTTGAAAAACAGGACCGGCTGGGCGGCAATGCCGCCGGCTGGGCCTGCATGGCCACCGATACCTGCCAGAACTGCGGGGCCTGCCTGGCCCAGGAAATGGCAGACCAGGTCCGGCAAAGCCAAACCATCTCAGTCCACCTCAACACGGAACTCACCGGCCTGGACCGCACTGAACATGGGCTTGCGGCCACCCTCTCATCGGGGACCACCCTGACCGCTGCCAGGGCCGTCATGGCTACAGGCTTCTCCCCCTTTGACCCGGCACAGCTCCCCTCCTACCACGTCGGGGAATACGAAAAGGTGATCACCACGGCCCGGCTGAACCGGCTGATGAAAGAGGACCGGCTGGCCCAGGTGACGGGCAGCGCCCCGAAAATCGCCTTTCTCCAGTGCGTGGGATCCAGGGACCGGAAAAAAAACAGGGATTACTGCTCCCAGGTCTGCTGCAAGATATCCATGCGCCATGCCCAGAAAATTCGCCACCTTTTGCCGGAAGCGGACATCAGTCTCTTTTACATGGATCTCCAGGTTCTGGGCAAGGAAACCCGAACCATGGCCGATAACCTGGCCGGAGATATCCGCCTGGTGCAGGGAGTGCCAGCCGAAATCCTTGAAGACCGGGAAACAGGCCGGTTGACCATGGTGACCGAAGATCCGGCCACCTCCTCCAGGCAGTCCGCCGCCTTTGACCTCATCGTCCTTTCAGTGGGTCTGGTGCCGGCCCCGGAGACGGCAGCCCTCTCCTCCATCCTGGGTCTTTCGCCCAACCCCTGGGGTTTTTTTAATACCACGGAGGCCACCCGGACCAAAGAGGTCATTATCGCCGGCTGCGCCAAAGGCCCCCAGAATATTACCGCCTCTATCCAGGAGGGACGGATGGCGGCAGCAGAAATTATCCGGGACCTGAAAACGCCATCCCGGGATAAACGGATCGCCGTCATCGGCGGCGGCCCCCAGGCCCGGGCCGTGGCCGCTGCAACAATGGGCCAGGGCTACTCCACCTGCCTTTTCGGAAAAATCGACAGCCCGCCCCCCGGCGTTGAAGCCCTGGAAGAAGCAAAAATCATGGCCATTGACGGAACAGCGGGCCGTTTTTCCATATTTTACCAGTCAGGGGATACCAAGGACACGCTGTCCTGCAGTGCCATCATCGCCGCGGTTCCGCCCGAAGGGCGCAACCGTGCCAGGGAAACCGCCGGCGCTGTCTCCCTGGCCGCATTCACCGGTTTTGCCCCCCAAGAACGGCCGGACAACAGCCTGATCCTTCTGGACTATTACGGCCCGGAATCCAAGGCCGGAGCCAGGGCGGCCCTGCTCACGGCAATTGAAACCCAGGCCGCGGGAAAGAATGTGGACATCCTCATGAACAAAATGCTGGTCCACGGACCGGAAGGCCAGCAGGTTTATGATCGGGCACGAAGCATGGGAATCAATTTTCTCAGGTACGAGTCCCCGTCGGACCTCATCATTGAAACCGGGGATAAGGGCCTTGAAATTTCATTGAAAGAGGCCACCCTGCCGGGCATGGACCTCACCCTCACTCCCGAAACCCTGGTGGTGCCGGACACCCCCGTACCGGCTGCCGGATTCCCGGAACTGGCCCTGAGCCTCAGGCTGGGCCTGGATTGTGAAGGCTTTCTCCAGGAGGGCAATGTCAGACACCGCCCCGTACAAAGCCCGAGAAGGGGAATTTATTTTGCCGGCTCCGGCCATGACGACATTGATGGCGATGACCTGAAACTGGAAACCCGGACCATACTGGCGGACCTGGAGATCCAATCCGTTCCCGGGCCCGGAAAGGCCAAGGAAAGGCTCTCCATCAATACAAATATTTGCGCCAGCTGCCTGACCTGTTACCGGGTCTGCCCCCACAATGCCATCATCATCAATGAAAAGGAACAGCCCCAGATTATTGGGGAGGCCTGCTTTGAATGCCATGCCTGCCTGTCCAACTGCCCGGCCGGGGCCATTTCGTCCCAGGGACAGGAAAATGACGATTTGGCGGCAGGCGCCCAAAAAGGCCGCACCCTGGTCTTTGCCTGTGAGCGGTCTGCCGCATTGGCGGCCGCCAATGACCTGCCGCCCGGGATAGACCTTGTGGCCGTTCCCTGCGCCTGCCGGGTGAGTACGGATATGATTCTCAAGGCATTGGTCCGGGGGGTGGACCGGGTGGTGGTGAGCGGGTGCCACGAGGGCAACTGCCGGTCAATGGACGGCACCGCCATTGCCCGGAGAAGCGTGGCCCAGGTATCGGCATTTCCCGGTATCGACCAGGGAAAAGTCTCTTTCAGATCCGTGGCCGCCAATGAACCTGCCGCATTTATCAAAGCCGTATCCAGGGGCTGA
- the thrS gene encoding threonine--tRNA ligase has product MTQITFPDNAVKEFDTPPTGLEVAKSISEGFARNCVAMKIDGQLMDLSRVIENDAAIAFITARDDEGLDILRHSSAHVMAEAVLNLYPDAKLTIGPVVEDGFYYDIDMPPLSEDELEKIEAEMKKIIKAKAGFERRVVSREEALELFKDNPFKVELIKELPEGEDISLYKNGQFVDLCRGPHIPNTGMIKGVKLLKISGAYWRADQSREQLQRLYGISFFDKKKLNQYLHMIEEAKKRDHRKLGTRLDLYSFHDEAAGMPFFHAKGIEMWNALLDYWRVEHKADGYVETKTPVMLNRQLWEKSGHWENYRENMYTSVIDDEEYAIKPMNCPGGMILYKTKAYSYKDLPVRAGEIGLVHRHELSGALSGLFRVRAFHQDDAHIFMTPDQIGEEVLGVLRLAERVYARFGLTFSLELSTRPEKSIGTDELWEEATNGLKAALEDYGQDYVINEGDGAFYGPKIDIHIKDALGRTWQCGTVQLDMALPERFDLTYKGSDNEKHRPIMIHRVIYGSMERFFGILVEHFAGRFPLWLAPVQAILLPINQDLAPYAQEVKHLLEVHNIRCEVDQRSETLKKKIREAQLNYIPLIITIGDKEKEDKVLSVRTLDGKVKMGMTHKDFLMTVSKHIKDRALEDIVL; this is encoded by the coding sequence ATGACGCAAATCACATTTCCGGATAATGCCGTAAAAGAATTTGATACGCCCCCCACTGGACTGGAGGTGGCCAAAAGCATTTCCGAAGGCTTTGCCAGAAACTGCGTGGCCATGAAGATAGACGGGCAGCTTATGGACCTGAGCCGGGTCATTGAAAACGACGCCGCCATCGCCTTTATCACGGCCAGGGACGACGAGGGCCTGGATATCCTGCGCCACTCCTCTGCCCATGTCATGGCTGAAGCCGTCCTCAACCTCTATCCCGATGCCAAACTCACCATCGGGCCTGTGGTGGAAGACGGGTTCTACTACGACATCGACATGCCTCCCCTCTCCGAAGACGAACTGGAAAAGATCGAGGCGGAGATGAAAAAAATCATCAAGGCCAAGGCCGGGTTCGAGCGGCGTGTGGTCTCAAGGGAGGAAGCCCTGGAACTCTTCAAGGACAATCCTTTCAAGGTGGAATTGATCAAGGAGCTGCCCGAGGGCGAGGATATCTCCCTGTACAAAAACGGCCAGTTTGTGGATCTCTGCCGCGGTCCCCACATCCCCAACACCGGGATGATCAAAGGGGTGAAGCTGCTGAAAATCTCCGGGGCCTACTGGCGGGCTGACCAGAGCCGGGAACAGCTCCAGCGCCTCTACGGCATCTCCTTTTTCGACAAGAAAAAGCTTAACCAATACCTGCATATGATCGAAGAGGCCAAAAAACGGGACCACAGGAAACTGGGCACCCGCCTGGACCTCTACTCCTTCCACGATGAAGCGGCGGGAATGCCCTTTTTCCATGCCAAGGGCATTGAAATGTGGAACGCCCTGCTGGACTATTGGCGGGTGGAGCACAAGGCCGACGGTTACGTGGAAACCAAGACCCCGGTCATGCTCAACCGCCAGCTCTGGGAAAAGAGCGGCCACTGGGAAAACTACCGGGAAAACATGTACACCTCTGTCATTGACGACGAAGAATACGCCATCAAGCCCATGAACTGCCCCGGCGGCATGATCCTCTACAAAACAAAAGCGTACTCTTACAAGGACCTGCCGGTGCGTGCCGGTGAAATCGGACTGGTCCACCGCCACGAGCTTTCCGGCGCCCTCTCCGGCCTGTTCCGGGTCCGGGCCTTCCACCAGGATGATGCCCATATCTTCATGACCCCGGACCAGATCGGTGAAGAGGTCCTGGGCGTACTGAGACTGGCGGAACGGGTCTACGCCCGGTTCGGCCTGACCTTCAGCCTGGAGCTCTCCACCCGGCCTGAAAAATCCATCGGCACCGATGAACTCTGGGAAGAGGCCACCAACGGCCTGAAGGCCGCCCTGGAAGACTACGGCCAGGACTATGTCATCAACGAGGGTGACGGCGCCTTCTACGGCCCCAAAATAGATATCCACATCAAGGACGCCCTGGGACGGACCTGGCAGTGCGGAACGGTTCAGCTGGACATGGCCCTGCCCGAACGCTTCGACCTCACCTATAAGGGCTCGGACAATGAAAAGCATCGCCCCATCATGATCCACCGGGTGATCTACGGATCCATGGAGCGGTTCTTCGGCATCCTGGTGGAGCATTTTGCCGGACGCTTCCCCCTCTGGCTGGCCCCGGTTCAGGCCATTCTCCTGCCCATCAACCAGGACCTGGCGCCCTATGCCCAGGAGGTCAAACACCTGCTTGAGGTCCACAATATCCGGTGCGAGGTGGACCAGCGCAGCGAAACCCTGAAAAAGAAAATCCGGGAAGCCCAGCTCAACTACATCCCCCTGATCATCACCATCGGGGACAAGGAGAAAGAAGACAAGGTCCTCTCGGTCCGCACCCTGGACGGCAAGGTCAAAATGGGCATGACCCACAAGGATTTCCTGATGACCGTGTCCAAACACATTAAAGACAGGGCCCTGGAAGACATTGTCCTCTAA